The Anaerolineae bacterium DNA segment CGACTTAATGGTTTTATTTTAATAAAATGGAACCAAAAGACATAAGAAAAAAAAAGGGAAAAAAAGTAAATTTCACAGTTTGCACTATCGTTGCGATATTTCTTGTTGTGGAGGTTGGCAGTCATAATCCTGACAAAATGCCGCACGGACATTACGAAGAAAATCCCGTAAGCCTTAGTGCTTCCCATCTTCATGGCAACTTTAGCCGCAATGCGTCAATAGATACAGCTATTAGCCGATATTTGTAATTGATTAGGTATATAAGGGTTTTTTGATAAGCGAAGAATCTCTTTGCCCCCTTTTTACACCTTCTCAACTTTATTCCTTATCCAGCTTTCTACCGCGTTAGTCAAATTGTAACTCAACAAACAATTCCGACATAATCCAGTTTCGATGAAATGCTTTATATTATCACCATCTTTCCAACAATAAATAATATACTCATTTTCTTCCCACGTAAAGTCATATAATCTATCAACATCCCTGTGACAATCAGTACATTCCATTTTTAATCCCTTGGCCCTGCCTTCGTTCTTGGGTGATGTTGTTCAGTCGTTTATTTCTTAAATTTTCTCCTGAACCCTATCACCCAGACCAATCCAGAGCCTAAAAGAAGCATTGTGGTAGGTTCGGGGACAGGATTATAGTTTTCTATTTCTATAATATATCCTGGCTCTATGCCAATTCCATTTACATCATTCCATGCTGAAATCTATGGGACATCCTTTAGTTTATAAGTTTATATCTTCAAGAATACAATAATGTTTTTATTTAATGCTTCTCAGATTATGAGTTTGTATCACAGAGAAAGAGAGCATCTGAGTTTTTTTCCGTTCGAGGTTTCAGATCCAGGGTTGTGAAGCAAAAAGCCCTGTTTCTTCATGTTGCTAAAAGAAACAGGGCTTTATTATTTTGTAATCCAGTAACAGGTCACGTGATCCTCCTTTTTGAGGTTCAAAAACAGACTAAAGATAATTTTAAATATTATATATCAGATGAAAACTTAAACTTTTTTCATATAACCTATACCTTGATATCAGGTCAAGAAAGTATCTCTTAAATTTGAGGCGATTCCGAGCGGAAAATGGGTAAAATTAAAGCAGGGAGTTGCAAATACGATTGGAAATTAAGATTTAACCTTCGGGACTGGGTACGGCTATGTCCCTGCTGTAAGTCACCCATGGTTATTCTGGGATTTCGTCGAACTGCACGGGAACCAGGATAACTCTTTTTGTTGGCTAAGGCTTGCAATTCATTTAAACAGGAGGAAAAAACTTTTATGAAATAGATAATTTCTTAAGCCTATTACAGGTTAAGGCACTCCCTCGCCTTGAAAAAAGTGCGCTTTTTAAAAACGCACTTCCTACCCCTTGTTCAAAAAAAAGATATTTCCTTATATACAGAATATGTAGATACACAGGGCTTGTCCAACAACCGGATAAGATTGTGGTTCGCTGCGCTCACACAATCTATCCTTATTCGTTCTGCCTTAGAGATCAAGTTGAATTGTGATAGCCTGGCCTATACCCTCCATCTCAGTAGAGGAAATCGATCCTGCTGGATTAATTAGCCGCTTCTTGCTCACTGTGGTAAGCTGATCGGCCATAGCCTTGGCCTTTTTTCCACGAAACGTCACATATGTTTCGCTTGGGTAGAGTTTACCAACGCTACTCGTCAGGGGCACGACTTGGACTCTATTAAGGAAATGATTGGCAGCATCATTGCTTATGATGACGGCCGGTCGCTGCTTGCGGATTTCACCTCCAACGGAAGGATCGAAGTTAATCCACCACACTTCACCTCTCTTCATCGTTTAAGTCTCCAAATGTGCCCTCGGCCCACTCAAGGGCTTCGGATTCCCTGACACTATCAGCAGCCATCTCTTTATATGCACCATACATATCTTTATTGACAACATGAGGGCGAACTAACTCTTCGATAAAACGGCTGATTTTTCGCGGTCCAATGACTGCCCGTAAGCCGTCATAGACCTCTTCGTCTATGGTCACTGTAAGTTTTTTTTGCATCGCAAGCACCTCCTCAAATGTTACACGTATAATACACGTGTAACATTTTGAAGTCAAGAGGTCAGAAATATTTTTCTAAGAGGCAGAACAAGTGATTATATAGTTTCCTGATATTTACCATGATCCTAAATCCACCGCCTAACCCAACCTCATGGTTACAAAATTTATTTCATGCGATATCAATAGGTTGTCGTGGTGCGAGGAAAGGTTTGGGCGCTGTTGGGTTAATCAATCTTAATCCGCGTCATATTTTTCCCTATTTTTTTTAACACTGTCAGGGTATTCTGATATAGATTACTAATTTTGTGGTTTATAATATGGTATGAGATTGCTTTGCTCCGCTCTAATCGGGATTCGTGATGACAATAATTGAGTGAAGGTTTCATAATATGCATTTTGACATTGTAAATTAGCGGCTGTTTTATTAATTTGGGCTTGGTATCCAAGACAAAGAAAAAGATCGTAACTATTTAGCCACAGACTTACACAGATAAATGCAGAGCTGAATC contains these protein-coding regions:
- a CDS encoding type II toxin-antitoxin system PemK/MazF family toxin yields the protein MKRGEVWWINFDPSVGGEIRKQRPAVIISNDAANHFLNRVQVVPLTSSVGKLYPSETYVTFRGKKAKAMADQLTTVSKKRLINPAGSISSTEMEGIGQAITIQLDL
- a CDS encoding addiction module antitoxin translates to MQKKLTVTIDEEVYDGLRAVIGPRKISRFIEELVRPHVVNKDMYGAYKEMAADSVRESEALEWAEGTFGDLNDEER